One window from the genome of Nomascus leucogenys isolate Asia chromosome 12, Asia_NLE_v1, whole genome shotgun sequence encodes:
- the RPS8 gene encoding 40S ribosomal protein S8: MGISRDNWHKRRKTGGKRKPYHKKRKYELGRPAANTKIGPRRIHTVRVRGGNKKYRALRLDVGNFSWGSECCTRKTRIIDVVYNASNNELVRTKTLVKNCIVLIDSTPYRQWYESHYALPLGRKKGAKLTPEEEEILNKKRSKKIQKKYDERKKNAKISSLLEEQFQQGKLLACIASRPGQCGRADGYVLEGKELEFYLRKIKARKGK; this comes from the exons ATGG GCATCTCTCGGGACAACTGGCACAAGCGCCGCAAAACCGGGGGCAAGAGAAAGCCCTACCACAAGAAACGGAAGTATGAGTTGGGGCGCCCAGCTGCCAACACCAAG ATTGGCCCCCGCCGCATCCACACAGTCCGTGTGCGGGGAGGTAACAAGAAATACCGTGCCCTGAGGTTGGAcgtggggaatttctcctggggCTCAGAGT GTTGTACTCGTAAAACAAGGATCATCGATGTTGTCTACAATGCATCTAATAACGAGCTGGTTCGTACCAAGACCCTGGTGAAGAATTGCATCGTGCTCATCGACAGCACACCGTACCGACAGTGGTACGAGTCCCACTATGCGCTGCCCCTGGGCCGCAAGAAGGGAGCCAAGCTG actcctgaggaagaagagattttaaacaaaaaacgatctaaaaaaattcagaagaaatatgatgaaaggaaaaagaatgccAAAATCAGCAGTCTCCTGGAGGAGCAGTTCCAGCAGGGCAAGCTTCTTG CGTGCATCGCTTCAAGGCCTGGACAGTGTGGCCGAGCAGATGGCTATGTGCTAGAGGGCAAAGAGTTGGAGTTCTATCTTAGGAAAATCAAGGCCCGGAAAGGCAAATAA